Proteins encoded in a region of the Cytobacillus luteolus genome:
- the gatC gene encoding Asp-tRNA(Asn)/Glu-tRNA(Gln) amidotransferase subunit GatC: MTRISIDQVKHVANLARLAITEEEANNFKTQLEAIITYAEQLNEVNTDNIEPTTHVLKMKNVLREDEPKTGLPLKEVLKNAPDSKDGHIRVPSIIE, translated from the coding sequence TTGACTAGAATTTCAATTGACCAAGTAAAGCATGTAGCTAATTTAGCAAGATTAGCTATAACGGAAGAGGAAGCAAACAATTTTAAAACACAATTAGAAGCAATCATTACATACGCTGAGCAGTTAAATGAGGTAAACACAGATAATATTGAGCCTACTACGCATGTGCTCAAAATGAAAAATGTATTGCGAGAGGACGAGCCTAAAACAGGTTTGCCACTGAAAGAAGTGCTGAAGAATGCACCAGACTCAAAGGATGGACATATACGTGTTCCGTCAATTATTGAATAG
- the gatA gene encoding Asp-tRNA(Asn)/Glu-tRNA(Gln) amidotransferase subunit GatA — MSLFDYKISELHQFLHKKEIRVTDLVHESFKRINEVDHKIEAFLTLDEEKAMNYANTLDEALGKKDEFGLLFGMPIGIKDNIVTKGLRTTCASKILENFDPIYDATVVQKLKDAETVTIGKLNMDEFAMGSSNENSSFKKTKNPWNTNHVPGGSSGGSAAAVAAGEVLFSLGSDTGGSVRQPASFCGVVGLKPTYGRISRYGLVAFASSLDIIGPITRNVEDNAYLLQAIAGVDPMDSTSANVDVPDYLSALTGDVKGLRIAVPKEYLAEGVKEDVRQSVLDALKVLEGLGATWEEVSLPHSKYALATYYLLSSSEASANLARFDGVRYGHRTNNAESLLEMYKQTRSEGFGDEVKRRIMLGTFALSSGYYDAYYKKAQKVRTLIKKDFEDVFENFDVIIGPTAPTHAFRLGENTKDPMTMYANDILTIPMNLAGVPAISVPCGFSKGLPLGLQIIGKHFDESTLFRVAHTFEQATEHHKAKPQL; from the coding sequence ATGTCACTATTTGACTATAAAATTTCAGAACTTCATCAATTTTTACATAAGAAAGAGATACGTGTTACTGATCTTGTTCATGAATCCTTTAAACGAATAAATGAGGTTGACCATAAAATTGAAGCTTTTTTAACTTTAGATGAAGAAAAAGCAATGAACTACGCTAACACATTAGATGAAGCACTAGGAAAAAAGGATGAGTTCGGCCTGCTTTTTGGGATGCCAATTGGAATTAAGGATAATATTGTCACAAAAGGGTTGCGAACTACTTGTGCAAGTAAAATTCTTGAGAATTTTGATCCGATTTATGATGCAACAGTTGTTCAAAAGCTAAAGGATGCGGAGACTGTTACAATAGGAAAACTAAACATGGACGAGTTTGCCATGGGATCTTCAAACGAAAATTCTAGCTTTAAGAAAACGAAGAACCCTTGGAATACGAATCATGTACCCGGTGGTTCAAGTGGAGGCTCTGCCGCTGCGGTTGCAGCAGGAGAAGTTCTCTTTTCATTAGGGTCAGACACGGGAGGTTCTGTTAGACAGCCTGCATCATTCTGTGGGGTTGTAGGATTAAAACCTACATATGGCCGTATTTCTCGTTACGGACTTGTGGCGTTCGCTTCGTCCTTAGATATTATTGGACCGATTACACGAAACGTAGAAGATAATGCCTATTTATTACAAGCAATTGCAGGAGTAGATCCAATGGATTCTACGTCAGCCAATGTGGATGTTCCAGATTACTTGTCCGCTCTCACAGGAGATGTGAAGGGTTTACGGATAGCAGTTCCTAAAGAGTATCTTGCAGAAGGGGTGAAAGAGGATGTGCGCCAATCTGTCCTGGATGCTCTAAAGGTACTCGAAGGGTTAGGTGCAACGTGGGAAGAGGTATCCTTACCACACTCAAAATACGCTCTAGCAACCTACTATTTATTATCATCATCTGAAGCTTCAGCAAACCTGGCTCGTTTTGATGGTGTCCGTTATGGTCATCGTACGAACAATGCCGAGAGCTTACTTGAAATGTATAAACAAACTCGTAGTGAAGGCTTTGGAGATGAAGTTAAGCGTCGTATCATGCTTGGTACATTTGCATTAAGCTCTGGATACTATGATGCCTATTATAAAAAAGCACAAAAAGTGCGTACGTTAATTAAGAAAGACTTTGAGGATGTGTTTGAGAACTTTGATGTGATTATTGGCCCTACTGCACCTACACATGCTTTTAGATTAGGTGAAAATACAAAGGACCCAATGACAATGTATGCAAATGATATTTTAACCATCCCGATGAACTTAGCTGGAGTACCCGCAATCTCTGTACCTTGTGGATTTTCAAAAGGACTGCCATTAGGTTTACAAATCATTGGAAAACATTTCGATGAGAGCACATTATTCCGTGTTGCACATACATTCGAACAAGCTACTGAACATCATAAAGCTAAACCACAACTGTAA
- the ribB gene encoding 3,4-dihydroxy-2-butanone-4-phosphate synthase: MTKTAVSRVEMAIEEVSKGKMVIIQDDESRENEGDLVMAAEKVTGEHINFIATYGKGLICTPMLEDRLNFLNLPQMVEENEESLRTAFTVSVDAKEGITTGISAYERAHTILKLIDSTASPQDFVRPGHVFPLKARSNGVLDRRGQTEASIDLMKLAGLYPAAVICEIMGDDGHMARRSDLEVFAIKHELALITVQDIVDYRVKQGYLNW; encoded by the coding sequence ATGACAAAGACAGCTGTTAGTCGTGTTGAAATGGCAATTGAAGAAGTAAGTAAAGGAAAGATGGTCATCATTCAGGATGATGAAAGCCGTGAGAATGAGGGAGACCTTGTCATGGCTGCTGAAAAAGTAACGGGTGAGCACATTAACTTTATTGCTACCTATGGTAAAGGGTTAATCTGTACACCAATGCTTGAGGATCGGTTAAACTTTTTAAATCTGCCACAGATGGTGGAAGAAAACGAGGAATCCTTACGTACAGCTTTTACTGTATCAGTAGATGCGAAGGAAGGAATTACAACTGGTATCTCTGCGTATGAGAGAGCACATACGATTCTAAAGTTAATCGACTCTACAGCCTCTCCCCAGGATTTTGTAAGGCCAGGACACGTATTTCCACTAAAAGCTAGAAGCAATGGTGTATTAGATCGAAGAGGCCAGACTGAGGCTTCCATTGATTTGATGAAATTAGCAGGTCTTTATCCTGCTGCCGTTATTTGTGAGATTATGGGAGATGACGGGCATATGGCTAGGAGAAGTGACTTAGAGGTATTTGCTATTAAACATGAATTAGCATTGATAACCGTACAGGATATAGTTGATTATCGGGTGAAACAGGGGTATTTGAATTGGTAA
- a CDS encoding CamS family sex pheromone protein produces the protein MKSLIMIMLAFVLFLSGCAPTFNKEEEIVQDTDEAQEETAIIPRYKISDSYYRTILPFKPGEARGLVVRNLRTRLDIDEFETGLMRIAQESFPSDRYLYQEGQRIPKSSIEKWLERKQTPAQLTQNKMKQADNIGLNPAFEYDPNSEVSYEEQMAQSPIYFAHMLEHNYLIKNKDDKVALGGIVLGIALNSVQYYNLPDNQGGYPRETKIETEVLVREGKKIAEEVLARVREINELNEVPIVIALFEQEAVSSIAPGNFVAKTGVIEKGNKINKWEDVNEEYHFFPSSAATNEYREDAMMFQNFKDDIDEFFPNYTGVIGRGFYKNEELYQLTIEIPMQFYGKAEIIGFTQYITGEIMEHFPNYFSMQVYISSESGPESIIVRDAGQEEPFVHIYN, from the coding sequence TTGAAAAGCCTAATAATGATAATGTTGGCGTTTGTCCTTTTCCTTTCAGGGTGTGCACCTACTTTTAATAAAGAAGAGGAAATTGTACAGGATACCGACGAAGCACAAGAGGAGACAGCCATAATTCCTAGATACAAAATATCGGATTCCTATTATCGTACGATATTACCGTTCAAGCCTGGGGAAGCAAGAGGTCTTGTAGTAAGAAATTTAAGAACAAGACTTGATATTGATGAGTTTGAAACAGGACTGATGAGAATTGCACAAGAATCCTTTCCATCAGACCGATATCTGTATCAAGAAGGACAGAGAATACCAAAGAGTTCGATTGAAAAATGGCTGGAACGTAAACAGACTCCTGCGCAACTAACACAAAATAAAATGAAACAAGCAGATAATATCGGTCTTAACCCAGCCTTTGAGTATGATCCTAACAGCGAAGTGTCGTATGAGGAACAAATGGCTCAAAGTCCGATCTACTTTGCCCACATGCTCGAACATAATTATCTTATTAAAAATAAAGATGATAAGGTCGCATTAGGTGGGATTGTGCTTGGAATTGCACTAAACTCTGTACAATATTACAATCTTCCAGATAATCAAGGTGGTTATCCGAGAGAAACAAAGATTGAAACAGAAGTGCTGGTTAGAGAGGGTAAGAAAATTGCAGAAGAAGTTTTAGCAAGAGTCCGTGAGATTAATGAATTAAATGAAGTCCCTATTGTTATTGCTTTATTTGAGCAAGAAGCAGTTTCTTCAATTGCTCCGGGAAACTTTGTTGCAAAAACAGGTGTGATTGAAAAAGGAAACAAAATTAACAAATGGGAGGATGTCAACGAAGAATATCATTTCTTCCCATCTTCTGCAGCTACAAATGAGTATAGAGAAGATGCTATGATGTTCCAAAACTTTAAAGATGATATCGATGAATTCTTCCCAAATTACACAGGTGTTATTGGAAGAGGTTTTTATAAAAATGAAGAACTTTACCAACTAACAATCGAAATTCCGATGCAGTTCTACGGCAAGGCAGAGATCATCGGATTTACCCAATACATCACAGGTGAAATTATGGAACATTTCCCGAATTATTTCTCAATGCAAGTCTATATATCCTCCGAAAGCGGACCAGAAAGCATAATCGTACGCGACGCTGGGCAAGAAGAACCATTTGTTCATATATATAATTAG
- the pruA gene encoding L-glutamate gamma-semialdehyde dehydrogenase, whose protein sequence is MVVPYKHEPFTDFTVEANKKAYLAGLETVESYLGRDYDLIIGGERISTDDKIVSVNPSNREEVVGRVSKANRELAEKAMQIADKTFQTWRKTKPEMRADILFRAAAIIRRRKHEFSALLTKEAGKPWNEADADTAEAIDFLEYYGRQMLKLKDGIPVESRPIEYNRFNYIPLGVGVIISPWNFPFAIMAGMTTAALVAGNTVLLKPASTTPVVAAKFMEVLEEAGLPAGVVNYIPGSGAEVGDYLVDHPRTRFISFTGSRDVGLRIFERASKLNDGQIWLKRVIAEMGGKDTIVVDKEADLELAAKSIVASAFGFSGQKCSACSRAVILEDVYDQVVDRVVELTKELRLADPTDPTTNMGPVNDQGAFDKIMSYVEIGNQEGKLLHGGKGDDSKGWFIEPTIFGDVAEDARLMKEEIFGPVVAICKAKDFDHAIDIANNTEYGLTGAVITNNRANIEKAREDFHVGNLYFNRGCTGAIVGYQPFGGFNMSGTDSKAGGPDYLVLHMQAKTTSEML, encoded by the coding sequence ATGGTAGTACCTTATAAACATGAACCATTTACGGATTTTACTGTCGAGGCAAACAAGAAGGCATATTTAGCAGGTCTTGAGACAGTTGAGTCTTACCTTGGAAGAGACTACGACTTAATCATTGGTGGAGAGCGTATTTCAACAGATGACAAAATTGTATCTGTAAACCCGTCAAACAGAGAAGAAGTTGTTGGTCGCGTTTCAAAAGCAAACCGTGAGTTAGCAGAAAAAGCAATGCAAATCGCAGATAAAACGTTCCAAACATGGCGCAAGACGAAGCCTGAAATGCGTGCAGATATATTATTCCGTGCAGCTGCAATCATCCGTCGTCGTAAGCATGAGTTTTCTGCTCTTTTAACAAAAGAAGCAGGTAAACCATGGAATGAAGCAGATGCAGATACAGCTGAAGCAATTGACTTCTTAGAGTATTATGGACGTCAAATGCTTAAGTTAAAAGATGGCATTCCAGTAGAAAGCCGTCCAATCGAATACAACCGTTTTAACTATATTCCACTTGGAGTAGGGGTTATCATCTCTCCATGGAACTTCCCATTTGCAATTATGGCTGGTATGACAACGGCAGCATTAGTAGCTGGTAACACAGTTTTACTAAAGCCTGCTAGTACAACTCCAGTTGTTGCTGCGAAATTCATGGAAGTTCTTGAAGAAGCGGGTCTTCCTGCAGGAGTAGTTAACTATATTCCTGGTAGTGGAGCTGAGGTTGGAGATTACTTAGTTGACCACCCACGTACTCGTTTCATTAGCTTTACAGGCTCTCGTGATGTAGGACTTCGTATTTTCGAACGTGCTTCAAAGCTAAACGACGGCCAAATCTGGTTAAAACGTGTAATTGCTGAGATGGGCGGTAAAGATACAATTGTTGTTGATAAAGAAGCTGATCTTGAATTAGCTGCTAAATCAATCGTGGCTTCTGCGTTTGGTTTTTCAGGACAAAAATGTTCTGCATGCTCTAGAGCAGTTATCCTAGAGGATGTTTATGATCAAGTAGTAGATCGCGTTGTTGAATTAACAAAAGAACTAAGATTAGCTGATCCAACTGATCCTACAACGAACATGGGTCCTGTAAACGACCAAGGTGCTTTTGATAAAATCATGAGCTATGTTGAAATCGGTAATCAAGAAGGTAAACTTCTTCATGGTGGAAAAGGCGATGACTCTAAAGGTTGGTTCATCGAACCTACAATCTTCGGTGATGTTGCTGAAGATGCTCGCCTAATGAAAGAAGAGATCTTCGGACCTGTTGTAGCAATATGCAAAGCAAAAGACTTCGATCATGCAATCGACATTGCAAACAACACTGAGTATGGTCTAACTGGAGCAGTTATTACTAATAACCGTGCAAACATTGAAAAAGCACGTGAAGACTTCCATGTTGGTAACTTATACTTCAACCGTGGATGTACAGGTGCGATTGTTGGATATCAACCATTTGGTGGATTCAACATGTCTGGTACAGACTCAAAAGCTGGTGGCCCAGACTACCTAGTTCTTCACATGCAAGCTAAAACTACATCTGAAATGCTTTAA
- the ligA gene encoding NAD-dependent DNA ligase LigA — protein sequence MDKHTAQSRVQELQELLNRYNYEYHVMDTPSVSDAEYDALLRELVDLEGQFPEFKTVDSPTQRVGGTILDAFDKVEHRTPMLSLGNAFSEQDLRDFDRRVKQVVGNDVSYVCEMKIDGLAVSLRYQEGIFAQGATRGDGSIGEDITENLKTIRSIPLRLTNVLDIEVRGEAFMPKKSFEALNEIRHANDEMLFANPRNAAAGSLRQLDPKLAAKRNLDIYVYSIADLGETGVTSHSEGLDLLDKLGFKTNPERRKCGSIEEVISFVEGWVEKRPKLAYDIDGIVIKVDSLEQQSQLGFTAKSPRWAIAYKFPAEEVVTKLIDIELSVGRTGVVTPTAILEPVKVAGTTVQRASLHNEDLIREKDIKIGDFVVVKKAGDIIPEVVNVLVERRTGEEQTFNMPTECPECDSELVRLEEEVALRCINPMCPAQIREGLIHFVSRTAMNIDGLGEKVIAQLFQEKLITNVADIYKLRKDQLIQLERMGEKSADNLISAIQASKQNSLEKLLFGLGIRHVGAKAAKTLAQQFETMEKLLKVTTEELIAINEIGEKMADSIVTYFSAPEVSELIEELRSLGVNLEYKGPKLVNADEIDSYFAGKTVVLTGKLEILSRNDAKSEIEALGGKVTGSVSKSTDLVIAGEAAGSKLDKATELGIEVWDEERLIQELKK from the coding sequence ATGGACAAACATACTGCACAAAGTCGCGTTCAAGAATTACAAGAGTTACTAAATCGATATAACTATGAATATCATGTAATGGACACTCCTTCTGTTTCAGATGCCGAATATGATGCACTATTGCGTGAGTTAGTTGATCTTGAAGGTCAATTTCCAGAATTTAAAACTGTGGACTCTCCGACACAACGAGTTGGAGGTACAATTTTAGATGCATTCGATAAAGTAGAACATCGAACACCTATGCTGAGTTTAGGAAATGCCTTCAGTGAGCAAGACTTGCGTGATTTTGATCGTAGAGTAAAACAGGTTGTTGGAAATGATGTTTCCTATGTATGTGAGATGAAAATTGATGGACTTGCTGTTTCTCTTAGGTATCAGGAAGGGATCTTTGCACAGGGTGCAACGCGCGGTGATGGGAGCATTGGTGAGGATATTACGGAGAATCTTAAAACAATCCGTTCAATTCCGTTACGTTTAACAAACGTACTCGATATTGAGGTACGTGGTGAGGCATTTATGCCGAAAAAATCCTTTGAAGCACTAAACGAGATAAGACACGCAAACGATGAGATGCTCTTTGCGAATCCTCGAAATGCTGCCGCGGGTTCTCTAAGACAGTTAGACCCTAAGTTAGCCGCAAAACGAAATCTTGATATTTATGTTTATAGTATTGCAGACTTAGGTGAAACCGGAGTCACTTCCCATAGTGAAGGTCTTGATCTTCTTGATAAACTTGGTTTTAAAACAAATCCTGAACGAAGAAAATGTGGATCGATCGAAGAAGTCATTTCATTTGTTGAAGGATGGGTTGAGAAAAGACCTAAACTTGCCTATGACATTGATGGGATCGTTATAAAAGTTGATTCATTAGAACAACAATCACAATTAGGTTTTACTGCTAAAAGTCCTAGATGGGCAATTGCGTATAAGTTCCCAGCAGAGGAAGTAGTCACAAAGCTAATAGATATAGAGTTAAGTGTTGGTAGAACAGGGGTAGTAACACCTACTGCAATATTAGAGCCAGTAAAAGTAGCAGGTACAACGGTGCAGCGTGCTTCCCTTCATAATGAAGACCTAATTAGAGAAAAGGACATCAAGATAGGGGATTTTGTCGTTGTAAAAAAAGCAGGTGACATTATTCCTGAAGTAGTTAACGTACTAGTCGAAAGACGTACAGGAGAAGAACAAACGTTTAACATGCCGACAGAGTGTCCTGAATGTGATAGCGAATTAGTCCGTTTAGAAGAGGAAGTTGCCCTACGTTGTATAAATCCAATGTGTCCTGCTCAAATACGTGAAGGTTTAATCCATTTTGTATCTAGAACGGCAATGAACATCGATGGTCTTGGTGAAAAGGTAATCGCTCAACTATTCCAAGAAAAATTAATCACAAATGTAGCTGATATTTATAAACTTCGTAAAGACCAGCTTATTCAATTAGAGCGAATGGGTGAAAAATCAGCGGATAACTTAATCAGCGCCATCCAAGCTTCAAAACAAAACTCACTAGAAAAGCTTTTATTCGGGCTTGGAATACGTCATGTTGGTGCTAAGGCTGCTAAAACTTTGGCACAGCAATTTGAAACAATGGAAAAATTACTTAAGGTAACAACAGAAGAGTTAATTGCAATAAATGAAATTGGTGAAAAAATGGCTGATTCCATTGTGACCTATTTTTCTGCCCCTGAAGTATCAGAGCTCATTGAAGAACTTCGATCTCTCGGAGTAAATCTTGAATACAAAGGTCCAAAGCTAGTAAACGCTGATGAAATTGATTCATACTTCGCTGGTAAAACAGTCGTTTTGACCGGGAAATTAGAGATTTTATCTAGAAATGATGCGAAATCAGAAATTGAGGCTCTAGGTGGTAAAGTAACTGGAAGTGTTAGTAAAAGTACCGATTTAGTCATTGCTGGTGAGGCAGCTGGTTCAAAATTAGACAAGGCTACTGAATTAGGGATTGAAGTGTGGGATGAGGAGCGTTTGATTCAAGAATTAAAGAAATAA
- the gatB gene encoding Asp-tRNA(Asn)/Glu-tRNA(Gln) amidotransferase subunit GatB has product MKYEVVIGLEVHVELKTKSKIFSASPTEFGAPANTQTSVIDLGYPGVLPVLNKTAVEYGMRASMALNCEVATDTKFDRKNYFYPDNPKAYQISQFDKPIGENGWIEIEVDGAKKKIGITRLHLEEDAGKLTHTGDGYSLVDFNRQGTPLVEIVSEPDMRSPEEAYAYLERLKAIIQYTGVSDCKMEEGSLRCDANVSLRPVGQKEFGTKTELKNLNSFAFVKSGLEYEIARQEKVLSEGGVIQQETRRYDENTKETILMRVKEGSDDYRYFPEPDLVELHIDEEWKARVRADIPELPDARKKRYVEELGLPVYDANVLTLTKEISDFFDATVKADADAKQASNWIMGEVSAYLNSEQKSLEEVQLTPLALAGMIKLIENGTISSKIAKTVFKELVENGGDPEAIVKEKGLVQISDEGALTKIIVEILDANLQSVDDYKNGKDKAIGFLVGQVMKQTKGQANPGVVNKVLVEEINKR; this is encoded by the coding sequence ATGAAGTACGAGGTAGTTATCGGACTAGAGGTCCACGTTGAATTAAAAACAAAATCAAAGATATTCTCGGCTAGCCCAACAGAATTTGGTGCACCAGCAAATACACAAACCTCTGTGATTGATTTAGGTTATCCAGGTGTCTTGCCTGTCCTGAATAAAACGGCAGTTGAATATGGAATGCGCGCCTCAATGGCACTAAACTGCGAAGTAGCGACAGATACGAAATTTGATCGAAAAAACTACTTTTATCCTGATAATCCTAAAGCGTACCAAATTTCACAGTTTGATAAGCCGATTGGGGAAAACGGTTGGATTGAAATAGAAGTGGATGGAGCAAAGAAGAAGATAGGAATTACTCGTTTACATTTAGAAGAAGATGCGGGTAAGTTGACGCATACCGGTGATGGTTATTCTTTGGTTGATTTTAACCGACAAGGAACACCGTTAGTAGAGATTGTTTCTGAGCCAGATATGCGCTCTCCAGAAGAAGCCTATGCGTACCTTGAAAGATTAAAAGCTATTATTCAATATACTGGTGTTTCCGACTGTAAAATGGAGGAAGGCTCATTACGCTGTGATGCGAATGTTAGTTTACGCCCGGTTGGTCAAAAAGAATTTGGTACAAAGACTGAGTTAAAGAACTTAAATTCATTTGCCTTTGTGAAAAGTGGACTGGAATATGAAATTGCCCGTCAGGAGAAGGTTCTTTCTGAGGGTGGCGTCATTCAACAGGAAACACGTCGATATGACGAGAATACAAAAGAAACAATTCTAATGCGTGTAAAAGAGGGTTCTGATGACTATCGTTATTTTCCAGAACCTGATTTAGTTGAACTACATATTGATGAAGAGTGGAAAGCGAGAGTTCGTGCTGACATTCCTGAACTTCCAGATGCGCGTAAAAAGCGTTATGTGGAAGAGTTAGGTTTACCTGTTTATGATGCAAATGTATTGACATTGACTAAAGAAATCTCTGACTTTTTTGACGCAACGGTTAAAGCGGACGCTGATGCGAAGCAAGCATCAAACTGGATTATGGGAGAAGTATCGGCCTATCTAAACTCTGAGCAGAAGTCGTTAGAGGAAGTTCAACTTACACCTTTAGCTTTGGCAGGAATGATTAAGTTAATTGAAAATGGTACGATTTCATCAAAAATAGCTAAGACTGTGTTTAAAGAATTAGTTGAAAATGGTGGAGATCCGGAAGCGATCGTTAAAGAGAAGGGGCTCGTTCAAATTTCAGATGAGGGTGCTTTAACGAAAATCATTGTAGAAATTCTAGACGCCAACCTACAATCGGTTGATGATTATAAAAATGGAAAAGATAAAGCGATCGGCTTCTTAGTTGGACAGGTTATGAAGCAAACGAAGGGGCAGGCGAATCCTGGAGTTGTTAATAAGGTTTTAGTGGAAGAGATTAATAAGCGTTAG
- the putP gene encoding sodium/proline symporter PutP produces the protein MEPAVLVTFIIYLIGMLLIGVIAYRMTSNLSDYVLGGRRLSPGVAALSAGASDMSSWLLLGLPGAVYASGGMPQIWIAVGLAIGAYLNWQFIAKRLRSYTEKANDSITIPDFFENRFKDNSKSLRVISALVILLFFTFYTSSGMVGGAKLFEASFGLTYNQALWIGAIVIISYTFLGGFLAVSWTDFIQGILMFLALIVVPIVAISKLGGWGNTVNTVGEIDPSYLDVFAGMTTIGIISLLAWGLGYFGQPHILTRFMALKSVKDVPKARMIGMTWMVFALFGAVFTGFAGIAFFADSPLADGEQVFILFTQVLFDPWVSGILLAAILAAIMSTIDSQLLVSSSALAEDFYKAILKKDASEKELVWVGRIAVAGIALIAILLAGNPDSSVLALVSYAWAGFGAAFGPVIILSLFWKRMNRWGALAGMIVGAVTVVVWSKLGTPLYEIVPGFILATLAVVIVSLVTAEPDQEIQDKFDEVKNSL, from the coding sequence ATGGAACCAGCAGTTTTAGTAACGTTTATCATTTATTTAATTGGTATGCTATTAATAGGTGTTATTGCATATCGCATGACAAGTAATCTATCAGACTATGTATTAGGTGGAAGGCGACTATCTCCGGGTGTTGCTGCATTGAGTGCAGGTGCCTCAGATATGAGTAGTTGGCTACTATTAGGTTTACCAGGTGCAGTTTACGCTTCAGGTGGTATGCCGCAAATTTGGATTGCCGTTGGTCTAGCAATTGGTGCTTATCTAAATTGGCAGTTCATTGCAAAACGTTTACGTTCTTATACAGAAAAGGCAAACGATTCAATTACGATTCCTGATTTTTTTGAAAATCGATTTAAGGATAACTCGAAGTCTTTACGTGTAATTTCTGCATTAGTAATTCTATTGTTTTTTACTTTCTATACATCATCAGGTATGGTCGGAGGAGCAAAGTTATTTGAAGCTTCTTTTGGACTTACGTATAACCAAGCACTTTGGATTGGAGCAATTGTTATCATTTCCTACACCTTCTTAGGTGGATTCCTAGCAGTAAGCTGGACCGATTTTATTCAAGGTATTTTAATGTTCCTTGCGTTAATCGTGGTGCCAATTGTTGCGATCTCTAAACTTGGTGGTTGGGGCAACACTGTAAACACAGTAGGAGAAATTGATCCTTCTTACCTAGACGTGTTTGCAGGAATGACCACTATTGGTATTATCTCATTATTAGCATGGGGATTAGGTTACTTCGGTCAACCACATATCCTAACTCGTTTTATGGCATTAAAATCGGTTAAAGATGTACCAAAAGCTCGTATGATTGGTATGACTTGGATGGTATTTGCACTATTTGGTGCAGTATTCACAGGTTTTGCGGGGATTGCATTCTTTGCGGATAGCCCATTAGCAGATGGAGAGCAAGTATTCATTCTCTTTACTCAAGTATTATTTGACCCATGGGTATCTGGTATTCTATTAGCAGCAATCTTAGCAGCTATTATGAGTACAATTGATTCACAGCTACTTGTATCTTCAAGTGCTCTTGCAGAGGACTTTTACAAAGCTATTCTTAAAAAGGATGCTTCTGAAAAAGAACTTGTATGGGTAGGACGTATTGCTGTTGCAGGTATCGCTCTAATTGCGATCCTATTAGCAGGTAACCCAGATAGCTCAGTATTAGCATTAGTAAGTTATGCTTGGGCAGGATTTGGTGCAGCATTTGGTCCAGTAATCATTCTATCGTTGTTCTGGAAACGTATGAACCGTTGGGGTGCTTTAGCAGGTATGATTGTTGGTGCTGTAACAGTTGTTGTTTGGAGTAAGTTAGGTACACCGCTTTATGAAATTGTACCAGGATTCATTCTAGCAACACTAGCTGTAGTAATTGTCAGCTTAGTAACAGCTGAGCCAGACCAAGAAATTCAAGATAAATTTGATGAAGTGAAAAATAGTTTATAA